The Cytobacillus oceanisediminis genomic interval GAATCGGCAGCTGGATTTTAATGCACTCTTGATTAGGTTCGAAGAGCTTAGTAATAGATTAGGGATTTATCATGTCCGAATAAGTGCGATTATATCTGACGGAATACAGCAGCACATATATAACAATTAATGCAGCAAACAGGTTCAGCACAATCAGCGACTGGTTCAAACTGAAAAATTGAGTAAGCGCTCCGACTCCAATCACGGGAACGATAAATCCTGAGTATGCACACAAATAAAAAACCGAAATGACTCGTGGCCGTTCTTTTGGTTCCGGTAACTGTCCGGCAAGCCGCAGGGCGATTTGAAAGGTCCATCCGCCCCCCATAGACTGGATGAAAATGCCTGTCCAGAGCAGCGGCAAGCTTGATGTTAACCCGGAAGAAACAATAACCCATGACCCTATTGCAAGAAGCAGAATGCCGAATCTCATACGTGTAATAGGGTGACCCGGCCAAGGAATCAACTGAGCCAAGGCTGCTCCACTGAGAAGCACGAAAATGATTAACCCGGAAACAGCAAGGTTGGACGTATGAATGACATTCTTTACGAAATTAGGAATAAGAGCAAACGCGATTCCTTGAATTGTGAAAACTGTGAAGATAGGCAATCCGGCCATTGAGAAAAATGGAGAACGAATATTGTCTGGCACACCAAGCGATATCTTCGTTTTTACACGTTTTTGTTCATTGGAAACAGCATCTTTCGGAATAGATTCCAGCACGATTAGTGAGATGATAAGCAGGATGAGCAGAATCCAAAATGGCAGGTAGAGTG includes:
- a CDS encoding MFS transporter, encoding MFIKTLLLDLKNETYLLVSNILLKVGIATVKRMLLVSLLMSCGATFITPLFPLYSEAYRLNSLQITILFAIYAAFLLPTLFIAGEKGSTWGLKRVVRISIWISIASTLFFMAGNHSWMLYVARSLEGIAYGAFTGTAAAFLMKQTSPSQIGAALKLSGVTILIGFGLGPAIAGLIVQYIHYLPLYLPFWILLILLIISLIVLESIPKDAVSNEQKRVKTKISLGVPDNIRSPFFSMAGLPIFTVFTIQGIAFALIPNFVKNVIHTSNLAVSGLIIFVLLSGAALAQLIPWPGHPITRMRFGILLLAIGSWVIVSSGLTSSLPLLWTGIFIQSMGGGWTFQIALRLAGQLPEPKERPRVISVFYLCAYSGFIVPVIGVGALTQFFSLNQSLIVLNLFAALIVIYVLLYSVRYNRTYSDMINP